One stretch of Coregonus clupeaformis isolate EN_2021a unplaced genomic scaffold, ASM2061545v1 scaf0045, whole genome shotgun sequence DNA includes these proteins:
- the LOC121556280 gene encoding protocadherin-16-like, translated as MDRRGFVSTLGGPVTATDADRGSFGVVSYSLGSGSSSTVPAPVQFTVNKETGQLCSSTTLDRDQGPGNYDLTVTATDGGGLNAVARVRVYLEDINDNRPSFYPVLYTVSLSTHSAPGTSVAKVTADDPDAGENGRVTYRTVPGGGSAFFTLNKDTGVISLSRSLHGKANTLVSMVISAQDGGGLTAPVNARVNVSVVGGSVAPPLFGQAEYYFTVSEEVLRGTEVGKVHAATKTGLLEDISYSISSGDPDGYFTVDHTSGALRNSLPLDHEACPSFDLEVQAHYGSPPAYGTTRVHITISDVNDNAPSFLPSSSESLLLTEVTKMGAVVYRVQAMDRDSGPNGQLSFHLVSTDAGGSSGQRMFGVDRGSGELRLIGGLNYESVPRYDLQVIAKDGGAPQLSSTFTLVVHVQARDAQGPAFDTLTYRVEIRENVPLNTHLLQVRALNRETAGTFSTFSSSSVSYRLRPDGDAAGFGVAPDSGWLFVRGSLDREAKDMYLLTVLATSGPGGQGVAGRTGSATVRVSVTDENDNSPRLSQERVFLAVRENLPAGTGFGRVSATDRDAGLNARMTYRLLHTDRHFQINSHTGEISTRLRLDREQQSSYQLIIVVQDGGTPPRSATGTAHITILDENDNSPVFSHAHLDRELIIQVMEGSQPGSVLGTVKAKDPDEGENGTLYYSLSGSRDECFSVNPTTGELRSSSLLRRSERAEYTLTVTASDHGTPPHPTCPYTFRCTHLPPPTSVPLHIVVLYHSSSVSLHTLYLSSAFRYYTPSTPLPVPFVQVPYPSTHLYLLLHISNHIDTPLCSLHIQVTDLHLLILHIQVPHLHHLYLSPTYSGTTPPHLYLSPYTFSCTSSTCPRSDDTLTCSYSWCHITPLPVLIFGWLTSTCPLHVQ; from the exons GGTGGTCTGAATGCGGTGGCCCGTGTCCGTGTGTATCTGGAGGACATTAATGACAACCGTCCATCCTTCTATCCCGTGCTCTACACCGTGAGCCTCAGCACCCACAGCGCCCCGGGTACCTCTGTCGCCAAGGTGACGGCCGACGACCCCGACGCCGGCGAGAACGGCAGGGTGACCTATCGCACGGTGCCGGGAGGAGGCTCCGCCTTCTTCACCCTCAATAAGGACAcgg gtgtgatctctctctctcggtcgctGCACGGTAAAGCCAACACCCTGGTATCCATGGTGATCTCAGCGCAGGATGGCGGTGGTCTGACGGCGCCGGTAAATGCCCGTGTGAACGTGAGCGTGGTGGGGGGCTCGGTGGCGCCCCCTCTGTTCGGACAGGCTGAGTACTACTTTACAGTGTCTGAGGAGGTCCTCAGGGGAACTGAGGTGGGCAAGGTCCACGCCGCCACCAAGACtg gtcTTTTAGAGGATATCTCCTACTCCATCTCATCAGGTGATCCAGATGGTTATTTCACAGTGGATCATACCTCTGGTGCACTCCGCAACTCTCTCCCATTGGACCACGAGGCCTGTCCCAGTTTCGACCTAGAAGTCCAGGCTCACTACGGCTCGCCGCCCGCCTACGGAACCACACGTGTACACATCACCATCTCGGACGTAAATGACAAcgctccctccttcctcccctcctcctccgaATCCCTCCTTCTGACCGAGGTGACCAAGATGGGGGCAGTGGTGTACCGTGTCCAGGCCATGGACCGGGATTCTGGACCTAATGGTCAGCTGAGTTTCCACCTGGTCTCCACCGATGCTGGGGGCAGTAGCGGTCAGAGGATGTTTGGGGTTGATCGGGGCAGTGGGGAGCTGCGGCTGATTGGTGGACTGAACTACGAGAGCGTTCCACGCTACGACCTTCAG gtcatAGCTAAAGATGGTGGAGCCCCCCAGCTCAGCTCAACCTTTACATTAGTGGTCCATGTCCAGGCTCGGGATGCGCAGGGCCCCGCCTTCGACACGCTGACCTACCGCGTGGAAATACGGGAGAACGTGCCTCTAAACACACATCTCCTACAGGTCCGCGCGCTCAACAGAGAGACTGCTGGAACCTTCTccaccttctcctcttcctcgGTGTCGTACAGGCTGCGTCCGGACGGTGACGCGGCAGGGTTCGGGGTCGCCCCAGATAGTGGCTGGTTGTTTGTTCGCGGCTCTCTGGACCGGGAGGCTAAGGACATGTATCTACTGACGGTGTTGGCCACCTCTGGACCAGGAGGGCAG GGCGTGGCGGGCAGGACTGGCAGTGCCACGGTGAGGGTCTCTGTGACAGATGAGAATGACAACAGTCCCCGTCTGAGTCAGGAGAGGGTGTTTCTGGCTGTGAGAGAGAACCTTCCGGCGGGTACGGGGTTCGGACGGGTGTCGGCTACTGACAGAGACGCAGGACTGAACGCCAGAATGACTTACAGACTCCTGCACACCGACAGACACTTCCAGATCAACTCACACACAG GTGAGATCAGCACCCGTCTCCGTCTCGATAGAGAGCAGCAGTCTAGCTACCAGCTGATCATTGTGGTGCAGGATGGAGGCACGCCTCCTCGCAGCGCTACTGGCACCGCCCACATCACCATATTGGACGAGAACGACAATTCCCCTGTCTTCAGCCACGCCCATCTAGACAGAGAACTGAtcatacag GTGATGGAGGGATCCCAGCCTGGCTCAGTCTTGGGGACAGTAAAAGCTAAAGACCCTGATGAGGGAGAGAACGGAACACTCTACTACTCACTGTCAG GTTCCAGAGATGAGTGTTTCTCAGTGAACCCCACCACAGGAGAACTacgttcctcttctctcctcagacGCAGTGAGAGGGCAGAGTACACCTTGACTGTGACCGCCTCAGACCACGGCACACCTCCACACCCTACCTGtccctacacattcag GTGCACACACCTCCCACCTCCTACTTCTGTCCCCTTACACATTGTGGTCCTCTACCACTCCAGCTCAGTGTCACTCCACACACTCTACCTGTCCTCAGCATTCAG GTACTACACCCCCTCTACACCTCTGCCTGTCCCTTTCGTTCAG GTGCCATACCcctccacacacctctacctgcTCCTACATATCAGTAACCACATCGACACACCTCTCTGCtccctacacattcag GTAACAGACCTCCACCTGCTTATCCTGCATATTCAGGTaccacacctccaccacctctacctgtcccctacatattcag gtaCCACACctccacacctctacctgtccccctacacattcag TTGTACCTCCTCCACCTGTCCCCGTTCAGATGACACACTCACCTGCTCCTACAGCTGGTGCCACATCACACCTCTGCCTGTCCTCATATTCGGGTGGCTTACCTCTACGTGTCCCCTACACGTTCAG